The following coding sequences lie in one Vibrio casei genomic window:
- a CDS encoding copper homeostasis protein CutC, translating to MSINLEVCIDNLESLHLAIAGGATRIELCSSLALGGLTPSYGFMKKSAEISSIPVYAMIRPRQGDFLYSAEDIESMIEDIHIAKKAGLQGVVFGTLSAEGNIDMPSARLLMKAASNLGVTFHRAIDQCNDYKQAIEDIAELGCERILTSGLASNAEQGTEVIADMVKRAQGRFSVMAGAGVNIHNAVTIIRNTGVSEIHLSGKTTRPSHMQVLANKAKMGADSVDDFAIPVTNPETIQSVKQAISIL from the coding sequence ATGAGTATTAATTTGGAAGTCTGCATTGATAATTTAGAATCCCTTCACCTTGCTATTGCTGGCGGCGCGACTCGAATTGAACTGTGTTCATCACTTGCCCTTGGTGGGTTAACGCCAAGCTATGGTTTTATGAAAAAATCTGCAGAGATTTCAAGCATACCGGTTTACGCTATGATCCGCCCTCGCCAAGGTGATTTCCTTTATAGCGCTGAAGATATTGAATCCATGATTGAAGATATTCATATCGCAAAGAAAGCGGGTCTACAAGGTGTAGTATTTGGCACATTAAGCGCAGAAGGCAATATTGATATGCCATCCGCTCGCCTATTGATGAAAGCCGCTAGCAATTTAGGGGTCACGTTCCATAGGGCGATTGATCAATGCAATGACTATAAACAAGCCATCGAAGACATTGCCGAATTGGGATGTGAGCGTATTTTGACGTCTGGATTGGCAAGCAATGCAGAACAAGGAACTGAGGTAATTGCAGACATGGTAAAACGTGCCCAAGGTCGTTTTTCTGTCATGGCTGGAGCAGGAGTGAATATCCATAATGCAGTCACTATTATCAGAAATACGGGAGTAAGTGAAATTCACCTATCCGGTAAAACCACTCGCCCAAGCCACATGCAAGTGCTTGCTAATAAAGCGAAAATGGGCGCAGATTCAGTGGATGACTTTGCCATTCCAGTGACGAACCCTGAGACGATTCAATCGGTTAAGCAAGCTATTTCAATACTGTAA
- the phoU gene encoding phosphate signaling complex protein PhoU has product MQLGRHISGQFNVELESIRTHVLAMGGLVEEQISLALHALYKHDSQLASKVNRNDHKVNQMEMAIDEACTRIIAKRQPTAKDLRLIMAIIKTITDLERIGDVATKIGYVAQEQFSPKQESMIVLVESFGRMAVHMLHQVLDAFARMDVQAAAKVYHMDDELDAEYKKVLRQMMDFMMEEPSSVPKIMQIVSCAQAIERVGDRCQNICEYIIYFVKGKDVRHDPEYLQSLLDE; this is encoded by the coding sequence ATGCAACTTGGTCGTCATATATCTGGGCAGTTTAACGTTGAGCTTGAATCCATTCGTACCCATGTTCTGGCAATGGGTGGCTTGGTTGAAGAGCAAATTTCGTTGGCGTTACATGCATTGTATAAACACGATTCGCAATTGGCGAGTAAGGTGAATCGTAATGATCATAAAGTAAATCAGATGGAGATGGCGATTGATGAAGCATGTACTCGTATCATTGCTAAGCGTCAACCAACAGCAAAAGATCTCCGCTTGATCATGGCAATCATTAAAACCATTACAGATTTAGAGCGTATTGGGGATGTGGCCACTAAGATCGGTTATGTCGCTCAAGAGCAATTTTCACCCAAGCAAGAAAGTATGATTGTGTTGGTTGAATCCTTTGGCCGAATGGCGGTTCATATGTTGCATCAAGTATTAGACGCCTTTGCCCGTATGGATGTGCAAGCGGCGGCTAAAGTTTACCATATGGATGATGAGCTTGATGCTGAGTACAAGAAGGTATTACGTCAAATGATGGACTTTATGATGGAAGAGCCCAGTTCCGTGCCGAAAATTATGCAGATAGTCTCTTGTGCTCAAGCGATTGAGCGGGTAGGTGATCGCTGCCAAAATATTTGTGAGTACATCATTTACTTCGTAAAAGGTAAGGATGTACGTCACGATCCTGAATATCTACAGTCGTTACTGGATGAGTGA
- the pstB gene encoding phosphate ABC transporter ATP-binding protein PstB, translated as MFSIHSALGYAEPLDVNQLTDSQTAISIEGLNLYYQQAQALKDITMRIPKGHVTAFIGPSGCGKSTLLRCINRMNDLVEGCRVEGAINLHGSNIYHPNVDVASLRRRVGMVFQRPNPFPKSIYENVVYGLRLQGVKDSRTLDDAVERSLRAAALWKEVKDRLHENAFGLSGGQQQRLVIARAIAIEPEVLLLDEPTSALDPISTLTIEELISELKTKYTVVIVTHNMQQAARVSDHTAFVHMGQLVEYSDTDSIFTSPKMKKTEDYITGRYG; from the coding sequence ATGTTTTCGATCCATTCGGCACTTGGTTATGCCGAACCGCTAGATGTTAATCAACTTACTGATAGCCAAACTGCCATTTCAATTGAAGGGCTGAATCTTTACTATCAACAGGCCCAAGCGTTGAAAGATATTACGATGCGAATTCCTAAAGGGCATGTCACGGCTTTTATTGGGCCATCAGGGTGTGGTAAATCCACGTTATTACGCTGTATTAATCGGATGAATGATTTGGTGGAGGGCTGTAGAGTTGAAGGGGCGATCAATTTACATGGTAGTAATATTTATCACCCTAATGTCGATGTGGCGAGTTTGCGTCGTCGGGTAGGTATGGTATTTCAACGTCCTAATCCTTTCCCCAAGTCCATCTATGAAAATGTGGTGTATGGGTTGAGGCTTCAAGGAGTGAAAGATTCTCGAACTCTTGATGACGCGGTAGAGCGTTCGCTTCGAGCCGCAGCATTATGGAAAGAAGTGAAAGATAGGTTACATGAAAATGCGTTTGGGCTTTCAGGTGGTCAGCAGCAACGCTTGGTGATTGCGCGGGCAATTGCGATAGAGCCTGAGGTTTTATTGCTAGATGAACCGACCTCAGCTCTTGATCCTATATCGACTTTAACCATTGAAGAATTGATCTCAGAGCTCAAGACAAAATACACGGTAGTGATTGTCACGCATAATATGCAACAGGCCGCTCGAGTGAGTGACCATACCGCCTTTGTTCATATGGGGCAGTTGGTAGAATATAGCGATACTGATTCTATTTTTACTTCACCTAAAATGAAAAAAACGGAAGACTATATTACAGGGCGCTACGGCTAG
- the pstA gene encoding phosphate ABC transporter permease PstA — MKNNGFGWIKSGTPWIWLTAGSVSISLISVLGLLLLIGWKGLVYFWPTPVYQWQDKDGSILLGQVYQRDYVSLDHLSEQGRKWPQSIIDKGEVERLSIKVANRDLYPQDFISVLAIDLYHKKAPNNVAVFERTRSGDFIGTPVMFIDGQKKIETNLPSQIKKVISNADDIRQQIDEIIQGDIHQAALEQKVDLLQGQLRQQFIVVEDMRGQRVSLPIETVLDVWYPNNMRLSDKALHWITQVKKFLTETPRESNSEGGVFPAIFGTVLLVILMSIMVMPLGVIAAIYLHEYARNTTLTKLIRISVVNLAGVPSIVYGVFGLGFFVYTIGSSIDKLFYSSALPTPTFGTPGLLWSALTLAILTLPVVIVATEEGLARVPSAVRHGSYALGATKFETLWRIILPMVSPAIMTGLILAVARAAGEVAPLMLVGVVKLAPSLPIDGAFPYLHLERKFMHLGFHIYDVGFQTPNIEAARPLVFATSFLLISVVVGLNITAIMIRNNLREKFRTLGSD; from the coding sequence GTGAAAAATAATGGGTTTGGTTGGATTAAATCAGGCACCCCTTGGATATGGCTAACCGCGGGTTCGGTGAGCATTAGCTTAATTTCTGTTTTAGGGCTTTTACTTTTGATTGGTTGGAAGGGCTTAGTCTATTTTTGGCCTACGCCAGTTTATCAATGGCAAGATAAAGACGGATCGATATTATTAGGGCAAGTTTATCAACGTGACTATGTATCTTTAGATCATCTTTCTGAACAGGGAAGGAAGTGGCCTCAATCAATTATTGATAAAGGTGAGGTTGAAAGACTTTCCATCAAAGTGGCTAACCGAGATCTTTATCCTCAGGATTTTATTTCGGTGTTAGCCATCGATTTATACCATAAAAAAGCCCCTAATAATGTTGCTGTATTTGAAAGAACCCGAAGTGGTGATTTTATCGGTACACCAGTGATGTTCATTGATGGTCAAAAGAAGATAGAGACAAACTTACCTTCCCAGATTAAAAAAGTGATAAGCAATGCTGATGATATTCGACAACAAATTGATGAGATTATACAAGGTGATATTCATCAAGCAGCGCTAGAGCAAAAAGTTGACTTACTTCAAGGTCAGTTACGCCAACAGTTCATTGTAGTTGAAGACATGAGAGGACAACGCGTTTCTCTCCCTATAGAGACTGTTCTAGATGTTTGGTACCCCAATAATATGCGCTTATCAGATAAAGCTCTGCACTGGATTACTCAGGTTAAGAAATTTTTGACCGAGACGCCAAGAGAATCAAACTCTGAAGGTGGGGTGTTTCCTGCTATTTTTGGTACGGTATTATTGGTCATTTTAATGTCGATAATGGTGATGCCATTAGGGGTTATTGCGGCTATTTATTTGCATGAGTACGCTAGAAATACAACCTTAACAAAGCTAATTCGTATCTCTGTTGTGAATCTAGCGGGCGTGCCGTCTATTGTGTATGGTGTGTTTGGCCTTGGTTTTTTTGTCTACACCATAGGTAGCTCTATTGATAAGTTGTTTTATTCTTCGGCTTTACCTACACCGACATTTGGGACGCCCGGATTACTTTGGTCGGCTTTAACGTTGGCTATTTTAACGTTACCTGTTGTGATCGTTGCAACAGAAGAAGGGTTAGCGCGAGTACCAAGTGCGGTTCGTCATGGCTCTTATGCGCTCGGTGCGACTAAGTTTGAAACATTATGGCGGATCATTTTGCCAATGGTGAGTCCGGCAATCATGACAGGTCTCATTTTGGCGGTTGCTCGCGCTGCGGGAGAAGTTGCTCCACTTATGCTGGTGGGGGTCGTGAAACTTGCACCAAGCTTACCGATTGATGGCGCTTTTCCTTATCTACACTTAGAGCGTAAGTTCATGCATTTGGGCTTTCATATTTATGATGTCGGTTTTCAAACACCAAATATTGAAGCTGCGCGTCCTCTTGTCTTTGCCACGTCATTTTTACTGATAAGTGTGGTGGTAGGACTCAATATTACCGCGATTATGATCCGTAATAATTTACGTGAAAAATTCAGAACTTTAGGAAGCGATTAA